In one window of Aceticella autotrophica DNA:
- the mnmE gene encoding tRNA uridine-5-carboxymethylaminomethyl(34) synthesis GTPase MnmE: MFFDTIAAISTAPGEAGIGIIRISGNDAIKVVSHIFKSKKNVDFKNYKSHTIHYGNIIDPENGEIYDEVLVSVMKKPNTYTKEDIVEINCHGGFITTSKILELTIKYGARLAEPGEFTKRAFMNGRIDLSQAEAVIDIIKSKTVLSNKYAQKQLEGDLKNKIYLIKEKLVGLIAHIYALMDFSEEDIELFNDNELLNGIKDAIDNIDILLSTSDSGRILREGLKTAIIGKPNVGKSSLLNALLKENRAIVTEIPGTTRDIIIEYLNIKGIPVKLIDTAGIRKTEEIIEGIGVERSKEVIKDADLIILIFDSSRPLSSEDYEILNLINNENVIYVLNKIDLPMKIDINTIKKISSGNFMKISTKENIGLEELEDAVYNKVFKIKKYEDNDVVITNMRHKDALYKAKDHLLACLKTIEDGLTEDFVSIDLSLAIECLGLVTGETASEDLINEIFKRYCVGK; encoded by the coding sequence ATGTTTTTTGATACGATAGCTGCTATATCTACTGCTCCCGGAGAAGCAGGAATAGGTATAATACGTATAAGCGGAAATGACGCAATTAAAGTTGTTTCACATATATTTAAGTCAAAAAAGAATGTTGATTTTAAAAATTATAAATCACATACAATACATTATGGAAATATAATTGATCCTGAAAATGGAGAAATTTATGATGAAGTTTTAGTTAGTGTTATGAAAAAACCAAATACTTATACAAAAGAAGATATTGTTGAAATAAATTGCCATGGTGGTTTTATAACTACTTCTAAAATACTCGAGCTTACAATAAAATATGGTGCAAGACTGGCAGAACCAGGTGAATTTACAAAAAGAGCTTTTATGAATGGGCGTATAGATTTATCACAAGCAGAAGCTGTTATAGATATAATAAAATCAAAAACGGTTCTTTCAAATAAGTATGCACAAAAACAACTTGAAGGTGATTTGAAAAATAAAATTTATTTAATAAAAGAAAAACTTGTTGGACTTATTGCACATATTTATGCTTTAATGGATTTTTCTGAAGAAGATATTGAATTATTTAATGATAATGAATTATTAAATGGAATTAAAGATGCTATAGATAATATTGATATATTGTTAAGTACATCTGATTCAGGTAGAATTTTAAGGGAGGGATTAAAAACTGCAATAATTGGAAAACCTAATGTTGGAAAATCTTCTTTATTAAATGCACTTTTAAAAGAAAATAGGGCAATTGTTACTGAGATTCCTGGAACAACAAGAGATATCATTATTGAATATCTTAATATAAAGGGAATACCTGTAAAATTAATTGATACTGCAGGTATAAGAAAGACTGAGGAAATTATTGAAGGAATCGGTGTTGAAAGAAGTAAAGAGGTTATAAAAGATGCAGACCTTATAATTCTTATATTCGACTCCTCACGTCCGTTAAGTAGTGAGGATTATGAGATTTTAAATTTAATAAATAATGAAAATGTAATATATGTACTTAATAAAATTGACTTGCCTATGAAAATTGATATTAATACAATTAAAAAAATTTCTTCGGGTAATTTTATGAAAATATCAACAAAGGAAAATATAGGATTAGAAGAATTAGAAGATGCTGTTTATAATAAAGTATTTAAGATTAAGAAATATGAAGATAATGATGTTGTAATAACAAATATGAGACATAAAGATGCTTTATATAAGGCAAAGGATCATCTTTTGGCATGTTTAAAAACAATTGAAGATGGTTTGACTGAGGATTTTGTTTCTATTGATTTAAGTTTAGCTATAGAGTGTCTTGGACTTGTTACTGGTGAAACTGCAAGTGAAGATTTGATTAATGAAATTTTTAAACGATATTGTGTTGGAAAGTAG